In the Selenihalanaerobacter shriftii genome, one interval contains:
- a CDS encoding MarR family winged helix-turn-helix transcriptional regulator translates to MSNLNNFILREVGKLNRCVQSISNINLKEINLQKGQFIYLTEICEHPGINQKDLTNILKVDKTSTSKAVKKLKKIGYIKRVKDEDDKRVWNLYPTAKGKKIYKVVIAEENRNLNICLTDFNEQEKELIYNLVKRMRENIEVDWHKIKMDF, encoded by the coding sequence TTGAGTAATCTAAATAATTTTATACTTAGAGAAGTTGGAAAGTTAAATCGTTGTGTACAATCAATCAGTAATATCAATCTTAAAGAAATCAACCTACAAAAAGGTCAATTCATATATCTAACTGAAATATGTGAACATCCCGGGATTAATCAAAAAGATTTAACTAATATCTTAAAAGTTGATAAGACTTCGACCTCTAAGGCAGTAAAAAAGTTAAAAAAGATAGGTTATATAAAACGAGTAAAAGATGAAGATGATAAGAGAGTCTGGAACCTCTACCCTACTGCCAAAGGTAAGAAAATATACAAAGTAGTCATTGCTGAGGAAAATAGAAATCTAAATATATGCCTTACTGATTTTAACGAGCAAGAAAAAGAATTAATATATAATTTAGTTAAAAGAATGAGAGAAAATATTGAAGTAGATTGGCACAAAATTAAAATGGATTTTTAA